From one Bos indicus x Bos taurus breed Angus x Brahman F1 hybrid chromosome 7, Bos_hybrid_MaternalHap_v2.0, whole genome shotgun sequence genomic stretch:
- the GADD45GIP1 gene encoding growth arrest and DNA damage-inducible proteins-interacting protein 1 has translation MAAPVRQTRSLLGWVTTLGPGSRGYRAPPPPRRSREPWWPDPDDPLTPRWQLGPRYAAKQFARHGAASGVDPGSLWPSREQLLELEAEEREWYPSLAVMQESLRVQQLAEEQKRQAREQLIEECMAKMPQMIENWRRQQQARREKAQADKERRARLQAEAQERLGYHVDPRSARFQELLQDLEKQHRKRLKEEKQRKKKEARAAAMAATAAQDPADSETPDS, from the exons ATGGCTGCGCCCGTGCGGCAGACTCGCAGCCTGCTCGGGTGGGTGACCACCCTGGGCCCGGGCTCCCGCGGCTACCGAGCGCCGCCGCCTCCGCGCCGCTCACGGGAGCCCTGGTGGCCCGACCCGGATGACCCACTGACCCCGCGCTGGCAGCTGGGGCCGCGCTACGCAGCTAAGCAGTTCGCGCGGCATGGCGCCGCCTCCGGTGTTGACCCCGGTTCTCTGTGGCCGTCGCGGGAACAGCTGCTCGAGCTGGAGGCTGAGGAGCGAGAATGGTACCCGAGCCTGGCGGTCATGCAGGAATCGCTGCGGGTGCAGCAGCTGGCCGAAGAGCAGAAGCGACAAGCCAG GGAACAGCTCATTGAAGAGTGCATGGCCAAGATGCCACAGATGATTGAGAactggcggcggcagcagcaggcaCGCAGGGAGAAGGCGCAAGCAGACAAGGAGCGTAGGGCCCGGCTGCAGGCGGAGGCCCAGGAGCGCCTGGGATACCACGTGGACCCAAGGAGTGCCCGCTTCCAGGAGCTGCTGCAGGACTTGGAGAAGCAGCATCGCAAGCGCCTCAAGgaggagaaacaaagaaagaagaaggaggcACGAGCTGCTGCGATGGCCGCTACTGCGGCCCAGGATCCAGCAGACTCTGAAACACCCGACTCCTGA